A segment of the Chitinophagaceae bacterium genome:
GAGAATAGAACGGAATTAAAAAACTCCAAAAAATAGCATAAATAAGGTATGCAATCATTAAAATATTAAGATACATTTTTTGAATATAATTTTTGTGTAAAGTGAGTTATTAAGTGTAAAGAGCTTTTTCATAACGGGTAGTTATCTGACCAAAAAGTAATAACTCATAGAAAGAGTATATACTATATGATGTGTATTATTGGGGATATCAAAAGTGAGTTCCTTTGTTTTTTTAAAATCACTCAGAGTATAGCTTACCCCCGCGTCTAATTGTATTTGCCCAAAGGGAAATATTTTGTTTATTCCGAGCATACTCTTGAGTCCGTAGCCCCATATATTATCTTTTGCGGGGTCAAAGGGATACCATTTTTCATCTGGATCTATTTGTTTTCCTGTAATAGTATTGTTTTGGAATAAAAAAAATTCTATATAAGGACCTGCATTTATAAATACCTGTTCTTTATTTTTTCTTATCTGAAAGACAAGCGATGCCATAAATGGTATTTCTAAATAAAACATCTGTGTTTTAAAACTACTCTCTGTAAAATATTGTTGATATCCTTTTTGGGTGTAGTTTATATCTATTTGAAGTCCCGGTAGCAATCTTGTTATACTTTCCACAAAGAATTTCCCTGATAATGCAATGTGATACCCCAATAGAGGGCTTTTATCAAGAGCTATAGGAGAGTAGATATTGCTTATAAAAG
Coding sequences within it:
- a CDS encoding outer membrane beta-barrel protein, with product MNLIKINIIAPLFFFCIVTSCIGKGDIFVGIRYGGHYSDAFISNIYSPIALDKSPLLGYHIALSGKFFVESITRLLPGLQIDINYTQKGYQQYFTESSFKTQMFYLEIPFMASLVFQIRKNKEQVFINAGPYIEFFLFQNNTITGKQIDPDEKWYPFDPAKDNIWGYGLKSMLGINKIFPFGQIQLDAGVSYTLSDFKKTKELTFDIPNNTHHIVYTLSMSYYFLVR